In Aminobacterium sp. MB27-C1, a single genomic region encodes these proteins:
- a CDS encoding Ldh family oxidoreductase, which produces MSTYRRVDYRALVDFAAEVLKEIGYPQHKAEITAKVLAEADARGVSSHGVTRLKVYRNELKSGHVRPEADPEIVFETPISAVIDGHYGIGSHISQFAMEICLEKTRKNGTCYVAVRNSNHFGMAGLWAEMAAKEGFVGSAFTNTIRCAVPALGRQRMLGTNPIAVAIPSDEEDPFLLDMATTTAARGKLGVYKRRNKKLPEGWVIDEEGMPITGAQAATDLLADPTRELGGQVYLGGSKEEMGGHKGYGMGLLVELLCAPLSMGSWTRDVFQTPDANVSHFFSAFRLDLFGDAAPIKTYVGDILRALRTSTPLKDEERVYTHGQKEAARRKMALEKGVELDDATLSMLENFAQEFGLSPLKEW; this is translated from the coding sequence ATGTCTACATATAGACGTGTTGATTATCGTGCATTAGTTGATTTTGCTGCAGAGGTGCTCAAAGAAATAGGCTATCCTCAGCATAAAGCAGAAATAACGGCAAAAGTGCTTGCAGAGGCTGATGCGAGAGGAGTTTCATCCCACGGAGTTACCCGATTGAAGGTTTATAGAAACGAATTGAAAAGCGGACACGTTCGCCCTGAAGCGGATCCTGAAATAGTTTTCGAAACCCCAATATCTGCTGTTATAGACGGACACTACGGAATTGGATCGCATATATCCCAATTTGCAATGGAAATTTGCCTAGAAAAAACTCGTAAAAACGGAACATGTTATGTTGCAGTACGAAACTCCAACCATTTTGGGATGGCAGGACTATGGGCAGAAATGGCCGCTAAAGAAGGTTTTGTAGGCAGCGCTTTTACCAATACAATCCGCTGTGCTGTCCCTGCACTAGGACGCCAGCGTATGCTCGGAACAAACCCAATAGCTGTAGCTATTCCATCAGATGAAGAAGATCCTTTCCTTCTTGACATGGCTACAACAACCGCAGCTAGAGGCAAGTTAGGGGTATACAAGAGACGTAATAAGAAACTTCCTGAAGGTTGGGTTATTGATGAAGAAGGAATGCCTATTACGGGAGCCCAAGCAGCAACAGATCTTTTAGCAGATCCTACAAGAGAACTTGGCGGACAAGTTTATTTAGGTGGATCAAAAGAAGAAATGGGTGGACATAAGGGATACGGAATGGGCCTTCTTGTTGAACTTCTCTGTGCTCCTCTTTCAATGGGAAGCTGGACCCGAGATGTATTTCAAACTCCTGATGCCAATGTAAGTCACTTCTTCTCCGCTTTCAGACTTGATTTATTCGGTGATGCCGCTCCAATAAAAACATATGTAGGAGATATACTTCGGGCTCTTCGCACAAGCACTCCACTAAAAGATGAAGAACGAGTATATACTCACGGTCAAAAAGAAGCAGCTCGACGAAAGATGGCCCTTGAAAAGGGAGTAGAACTCGATGATGCGACATTATCAATGCTTGAAAACTTCGCCCAAGAGTTTGGTCTTTCTCCTTTAAAAGAATGGTAG
- the larA gene encoding nickel-dependent lactate racemase produces the protein MNTTISFSYPDYEGVSIPEKNLVAVLSPACPPKPFKDDIEAINAGLNAPVGAPRLEECVKSGQKVLILADDNTRNTPAHIILPEVMKRLQKAGVAPEDISIMVALGTHRPMTQEELEKKFGSNILDKYTISQHCWNDPDQLVELPPTENGTEIWVNKALLEADFVIGVGHITPHRVVGFSGGAKIVQPGVSGGITTGQTHWVSALYDGKDFIGKIDTPVRREMNAVGLAAGLKYIVNVVLDGNEEIYRCVAGDPIEAHRAGCSSSKEIFGASLPCLADIVIVESFPADAELWQAAKGIYSGDLALKKDGILILVTPCPDGVAQGHPELLEIGYLPFEEIKKKVDEGEITDLTMAAHISHVGRVIRDKGRGILVSDGIDKETAEKIGFMWAPSAQKALDMAFELKGKDASVVVLKNGGDILPLLDD, from the coding sequence ATGAATACTACTATCTCTTTTTCCTACCCCGATTACGAAGGTGTTTCGATTCCTGAAAAAAATCTTGTAGCTGTGCTAAGCCCTGCTTGCCCACCGAAGCCCTTCAAAGATGATATCGAGGCTATCAACGCAGGTCTCAACGCTCCTGTCGGTGCCCCTAGGCTGGAAGAGTGCGTAAAAAGTGGACAGAAAGTGCTTATTCTTGCCGACGACAATACGCGCAATACACCTGCACACATTATTCTTCCTGAAGTTATGAAAAGACTTCAAAAAGCGGGAGTTGCACCTGAAGACATTTCTATTATGGTGGCCCTGGGAACTCACCGCCCTATGACTCAGGAAGAACTTGAGAAGAAATTTGGAAGTAATATCCTTGATAAATATACAATATCGCAACACTGTTGGAATGATCCCGATCAACTTGTCGAGCTTCCTCCTACAGAAAATGGAACAGAAATATGGGTGAATAAAGCTCTTTTAGAAGCTGATTTTGTTATAGGTGTTGGTCATATCACTCCTCACCGCGTCGTTGGTTTCTCAGGAGGAGCAAAAATAGTACAACCTGGCGTTTCGGGAGGCATTACTACAGGGCAAACCCACTGGGTAAGCGCTCTATATGACGGGAAAGACTTTATAGGGAAAATCGACACGCCTGTTCGCCGTGAAATGAACGCCGTGGGACTCGCCGCCGGATTAAAATATATCGTCAATGTGGTTCTTGATGGTAATGAAGAAATATATCGCTGTGTCGCCGGAGATCCCATAGAAGCACACAGAGCGGGCTGCAGCTCATCGAAAGAAATTTTTGGGGCATCTCTCCCTTGTCTTGCAGATATTGTTATTGTAGAATCTTTTCCTGCCGATGCAGAACTCTGGCAAGCCGCAAAAGGTATTTATTCTGGAGACCTCGCTCTCAAAAAAGATGGCATTCTCATTCTTGTTACTCCGTGTCCCGACGGTGTAGCTCAAGGACATCCCGAGCTTCTCGAAATAGGGTATCTCCCTTTCGAAGAAATTAAGAAAAAAGTAGATGAAGGCGAAATAACCGACCTGACAATGGCAGCTCATATTTCTCATGTAGGGCGAGTAATCAGAGACAAGGGACGAGGAATACTCGTTTCTGATGGAATAGATAAAGAAACTGCAGAAAAGATAGGATTTATGTGGGCTCCTTCAGCACAAAAAGCATTAGATATGGCTTTTGAACTGAAAGGGAAAGATGCTAGTGTTGTTGTTCT